The following proteins are co-located in the Telopea speciosissima isolate NSW1024214 ecotype Mountain lineage chromosome 9, Tspe_v1, whole genome shotgun sequence genome:
- the LOC122640661 gene encoding uncharacterized protein LOC122640661: MMRDASGNWMLHLVAQKAPIERLNQVPGAALQMQRKLLWYKEVESITYSINRIYPNNEGKTPKILFAKAHKDLLKEGAAWMKDTSTQCMVVATLITTVMFVALFTIPGHIGRGGGGGDYIQGKFPIVFVISNIVALCSSVASMLMFLAIITSRYVEEDFLLTLPRMLMLGLLFVLVSIVGMMIAFVAAILFMLHYDICLHVFFPIVLLASIPITIYALVELPLFI; the protein is encoded by the exons GGGATGCATCAGGAAACTGGATGTTACATCTAGTTGCACAAAAAGCACCTATTGAGAGGCTCAATCAAGTTCCTGGAGCAGCTCTCCAAATGCAACGTAAGCTACTTTGGTATAAG GAAGTGGAAAGTATTACATACTCCATCAATCGAATATATCCAAACAACGAAGGGAAAACACCAAAAATATTATTTGCAAAGGCGCATAAAGACCTACTAAAAGAAGGAGCAGCATGGATGAAGGATACATCCACACAATGCATGGTGGTGGCAACACTTATCACTACAGTTATGTTTGTGGCATTGTTTACTATACCAGGTCATataggaagaggaggaggaggaggagattaCATACAAGGCAAATTTCCAATAGTTTTTGTCATATCAAATATAGTGGCACTTTGCTCTTCGGTCGCTTCAATGTTGATGTTTCTAGCCATTATTACTTCACGATATGTGGAAGAAGACTTTTTGTTGACTTTGCCTCGGATGTTGATGTTGGGCCTTTTATTTGTCTTAGTCTCTATAGTGGGGATGATGATAGCATTTGTGGCAGCTATCTTATTTATGCTTCATTACGATATTTGTTTACATGTCTTCTTTCCAATTGTCTTACTAGCAAGTATTCCAATCACCATATATGCTTTGGTGGAACTTCCCTTGTTCATATAA